Proteins encoded by one window of Gambusia affinis linkage group LG17, SWU_Gaff_1.0, whole genome shotgun sequence:
- the LOC122819471 gene encoding proteinase-activated receptor 3 isoform X1, producing the protein MQSVHFKVKVQCFLMQEHCRHSEESMDMSPRKLTADMEGFDLNVSGLYISQRSANFSDDTTAFEKCKDMQGALIWYLSLQFTNMFLGIPANITVLWLIHKNKRDTSTSDIFIVHLAVLDVLFCLIPPLELASLVFLTTSSPWYILRFFYGLKDCSPLFLSCICLDRYIAVIHPIFFTKLKDRQHRPVLGVLIWLIILVYASVKCVKIKNFDLVFTVIILSTFVFMVFCNIVILWALKQSRAGLDAKHPVKKRAFNMVLIILAIIVFNYFPPAALFPFKNYFPEDIFRCYIHYVCFGLMDFSSTIQPMLYLSKEKFPWRLNCCRTTTNETQTNSVSREIWSISRRTQTVREG; encoded by the exons ATGCAATCTGTCCATTTTAAGGTGAAGGTTCAGTGTTTTCTCATGCAGGAACACTGCAGACACAGTGAAGAGTCGATGGATATGTCACCTCGCAAGTTAACAG CCGACATGGAGGGTTTTGACCTCAACGTCTCTGGGCTCTACATCTCTCAGAGATCTGCAAATTTCAGTGATGATACAACCGCCTTCGAGAAATGCAAAGACATGCAAGGAGCTCTCATCTGGTATCTCAGCCTGCAGTTCACCAACATGTTCCTGGGCATCCCGGCCAACATCACAGTGCTGTGGCTCATCCACAAGAACAAGAGAGACACCTCCACCTCGGATATCTTCATTGTTCACCTGGCAGTTCTAGACGTGCTGTTCTGTCTCATCCCTCCGCTGGAGCTGGCCAGCTTAGTCTTCCTCACCACCAGCAGCCCCTGGTACATCCTGCGCTTCTTCTACGGCCTCAAAGACTGCTCGCCTCTCTTCCTGTCTTGCATCTGCCTGGACCGTTACATCGCCGTGATCCACCCCATCTTCTTCACCAAGCTGAAGGACCGTCAGCACAGGCCGGTGCTGGGCGTCCTGATTTGGCTCATTATTCTTGTCTACGCTTCagttaaatgtgtaaaaattaagaattttgACCTGGTCTTCACAGTGATAATCCTctcaacatttgttttcatggtGTTTTGCAACATAGTGATTCTCTGGGCCCTGAAGCAGTCCAGGGCCGGCCTGGACGCAAAGCATCCGGTGAAGAAGAGAGCCTTCAACATGGTTCTGATAATCCTGGCCATCATTGTCTTCAACTACTTCCCTCCTGCTGCACTGTTCCCCTTTAAAAATTACTTCCCTGAAGACATATTTCGCTGCTATATACACTATGTCTGTTTTGGCTTGATGGACTTTAGCAGCACCATTCAACCTATGCTTTATCTATCCAAGGAAAAGTTCCCATGGAGACTCAACTGCTGCAGAACCACAACCAACGAGACACAAACAAA TTCAGTCTCACGGGAGATTTGGAGCATATCCCGGCGGACACAGACCGTCAGAGAGGGATAA
- the LOC122819471 gene encoding proteinase-activated receptor 3 isoform X2, whose translation MDMSPRKLTADMEGFDLNVSGLYISQRSANFSDDTTAFEKCKDMQGALIWYLSLQFTNMFLGIPANITVLWLIHKNKRDTSTSDIFIVHLAVLDVLFCLIPPLELASLVFLTTSSPWYILRFFYGLKDCSPLFLSCICLDRYIAVIHPIFFTKLKDRQHRPVLGVLIWLIILVYASVKCVKIKNFDLVFTVIILSTFVFMVFCNIVILWALKQSRAGLDAKHPVKKRAFNMVLIILAIIVFNYFPPAALFPFKNYFPEDIFRCYIHYVCFGLMDFSSTIQPMLYLSKEKFPWRLNCCRTTTNETQTNSVSREIWSISRRTQTVREG comes from the exons ATGGATATGTCACCTCGCAAGTTAACAG CCGACATGGAGGGTTTTGACCTCAACGTCTCTGGGCTCTACATCTCTCAGAGATCTGCAAATTTCAGTGATGATACAACCGCCTTCGAGAAATGCAAAGACATGCAAGGAGCTCTCATCTGGTATCTCAGCCTGCAGTTCACCAACATGTTCCTGGGCATCCCGGCCAACATCACAGTGCTGTGGCTCATCCACAAGAACAAGAGAGACACCTCCACCTCGGATATCTTCATTGTTCACCTGGCAGTTCTAGACGTGCTGTTCTGTCTCATCCCTCCGCTGGAGCTGGCCAGCTTAGTCTTCCTCACCACCAGCAGCCCCTGGTACATCCTGCGCTTCTTCTACGGCCTCAAAGACTGCTCGCCTCTCTTCCTGTCTTGCATCTGCCTGGACCGTTACATCGCCGTGATCCACCCCATCTTCTTCACCAAGCTGAAGGACCGTCAGCACAGGCCGGTGCTGGGCGTCCTGATTTGGCTCATTATTCTTGTCTACGCTTCagttaaatgtgtaaaaattaagaattttgACCTGGTCTTCACAGTGATAATCCTctcaacatttgttttcatggtGTTTTGCAACATAGTGATTCTCTGGGCCCTGAAGCAGTCCAGGGCCGGCCTGGACGCAAAGCATCCGGTGAAGAAGAGAGCCTTCAACATGGTTCTGATAATCCTGGCCATCATTGTCTTCAACTACTTCCCTCCTGCTGCACTGTTCCCCTTTAAAAATTACTTCCCTGAAGACATATTTCGCTGCTATATACACTATGTCTGTTTTGGCTTGATGGACTTTAGCAGCACCATTCAACCTATGCTTTATCTATCCAAGGAAAAGTTCCCATGGAGACTCAACTGCTGCAGAACCACAACCAACGAGACACAAACAAA TTCAGTCTCACGGGAGATTTGGAGCATATCCCGGCGGACACAGACCGTCAGAGAGGGATAA
- the LOC122819471 gene encoding proteinase-activated receptor 3 isoform X3, translating to MEGFDLNVSGLYISQRSANFSDDTTAFEKCKDMQGALIWYLSLQFTNMFLGIPANITVLWLIHKNKRDTSTSDIFIVHLAVLDVLFCLIPPLELASLVFLTTSSPWYILRFFYGLKDCSPLFLSCICLDRYIAVIHPIFFTKLKDRQHRPVLGVLIWLIILVYASVKCVKIKNFDLVFTVIILSTFVFMVFCNIVILWALKQSRAGLDAKHPVKKRAFNMVLIILAIIVFNYFPPAALFPFKNYFPEDIFRCYIHYVCFGLMDFSSTIQPMLYLSKEKFPWRLNCCRTTTNETQTNSVSREIWSISRRTQTVREG from the exons ATGGAGGGTTTTGACCTCAACGTCTCTGGGCTCTACATCTCTCAGAGATCTGCAAATTTCAGTGATGATACAACCGCCTTCGAGAAATGCAAAGACATGCAAGGAGCTCTCATCTGGTATCTCAGCCTGCAGTTCACCAACATGTTCCTGGGCATCCCGGCCAACATCACAGTGCTGTGGCTCATCCACAAGAACAAGAGAGACACCTCCACCTCGGATATCTTCATTGTTCACCTGGCAGTTCTAGACGTGCTGTTCTGTCTCATCCCTCCGCTGGAGCTGGCCAGCTTAGTCTTCCTCACCACCAGCAGCCCCTGGTACATCCTGCGCTTCTTCTACGGCCTCAAAGACTGCTCGCCTCTCTTCCTGTCTTGCATCTGCCTGGACCGTTACATCGCCGTGATCCACCCCATCTTCTTCACCAAGCTGAAGGACCGTCAGCACAGGCCGGTGCTGGGCGTCCTGATTTGGCTCATTATTCTTGTCTACGCTTCagttaaatgtgtaaaaattaagaattttgACCTGGTCTTCACAGTGATAATCCTctcaacatttgttttcatggtGTTTTGCAACATAGTGATTCTCTGGGCCCTGAAGCAGTCCAGGGCCGGCCTGGACGCAAAGCATCCGGTGAAGAAGAGAGCCTTCAACATGGTTCTGATAATCCTGGCCATCATTGTCTTCAACTACTTCCCTCCTGCTGCACTGTTCCCCTTTAAAAATTACTTCCCTGAAGACATATTTCGCTGCTATATACACTATGTCTGTTTTGGCTTGATGGACTTTAGCAGCACCATTCAACCTATGCTTTATCTATCCAAGGAAAAGTTCCCATGGAGACTCAACTGCTGCAGAACCACAACCAACGAGACACAAACAAA TTCAGTCTCACGGGAGATTTGGAGCATATCCCGGCGGACACAGACCGTCAGAGAGGGATAA
- the LOC122819470 gene encoding zinc finger protein 260: MEKTSELKMCLESSLNRIFQATVNDILDSVERTLSEYQGAMQTMQTENEGLKRLLFAQRSAESDHRDGCEEDSASDWNSRPSTSTYTKFKVSICSSDKKGLRKRHKSNLKERAFSAPFFLQTDQIEEQSSVDESEGISVPLKTEPGLEGSSAVDLSQTSLNQTAKLLKNEASEIPGDSLTDEEQPPPSSPDHKGSEGSVNVTVVSGSYTQEGHFIKVEKEEDADGESLTHPELKYELKYEESESDQRWMEGAGMQDTEQEEISLEQSDSPAVAEDETQEQSVNLLRCPTCPKTFSNAALLNVHIKAHNSSKDHSCDLCGKHYKRADLLLSHRRIHTGERPFGCNVCSKTYAHLSQLRVHRRVHTGEKPYSCSYCGKRFNESNQLKVHLRTHTGEKPYGCQQCGKTFRNVGNLRMHERIHTGERPYGCAQCCKRFYSLGDLKTHYRSHTGERPYSCELCRKTFSQTGHLKMHMRMHTGERPYGCDECGKKFTVASSLKLHLKTHTGEKEYSCASCGKSFRRSCHLKRHEVVHTKEKLFCCGQCGKAYTDSSSLRKHLKIHASQECTLPSAGSTSEAGVSASATLQDMTET, from the exons ATGGAGAAAACAAGCGAGTTAAAAATGTGCCTGGAGTCCTCGCTGAACCGGATTTTTCAAGCGACGGTGAACGACATTCTGGACTCGGTGGAGAGAACCCTCTCTGAGTACCAGGGAGCCATGCAGACGATGCAGACCGAGAATGAAGGCCTGAAGCGACTGCTGTTTGCACAAAGGAGCGCAGAGTCTGACCACAGAG atgGATGTGAGGAAGATTCTGCCTCCGATTGGAACAGTCGTCCTTCTACCTCCACCTACACCAAGTTTAAGGTGTCCATATGCAGCAGTGACAAGAAAGGCTTAAGGAAGAGACATAAGAGCAACCTGAAGGAGAGAGCGTTCTCTGCTCCATTTTTTCTGCAGACAGACCAAATTGAAGAGCAGTCATCTGTTGACGAGTCCGAAGGGATCTCGGTTCCTCTGAAAACAGAGCCTGGTTTGGAAGGAAGTAGTGCCGTCGATCTTTCCCAGACTTCTCTGAATCAGACGGCAAAGCTGTTAAAGAATGAGGCCTCAGAGATTCCCGGTGATTCACTCACAGATGAGGAACAGCCGCCTCCTTCAAGCCCTGACCATAAAGGCAGCGAGGGCAGCGTTAACGTCACCGTTGTTTCCGGAAGCTACACACAGGAGGGACATTTCATCAAGGTTGAGAAAGAGGAGGACGCTGACGGTGAAAGTTTGACTCACCCAGAGTTGAAGTATGAACTGAAATATGAGGAGTCAGAGTCGGACCagagatggatggagggagCGGGCATGCAGGATACGGAGCAAGAAGAAATAAGTTTGGAGCAAAGCGATTCGCCCGCTGTTGCTGAAGACGAGACCCAAGAACAAAGTGTCAACCTTTTACGCTGCCCAACCTGTCCGAAGACATTCAGCAACGCAGCTTTGCTCAATGTTCACATCAAAGCCCACAACAGTAGTAAAGATCACAGCTGCGACCTTTGTGGGAAACACTACAAGCGTGCCGACCTCCTCTTATCCCACCGGCGCATTCACACAGGAGAAAGACCGTTTGGTTGCAACGTCTGCAGCAAGACCTACGCCCACCTCAGCCAGCTCAGGGTGCACAGGCGGGTCCACACCGGCGAGAAGCCCTACTCCTGCTCATACTGCGGGAAGCGCTTCAACGAGAGCAACCAGCTTAAGGTCCACCTGAGGACTCACACCGGGGAGAAGCCATACGGTTGCCAGCAGTGTGGCAAAACATTCCGAAACGTCGGAAACTTGCGGATGCACGAGAGGATCCACACGGGCGAGCGGCCCTACGGCTGCGCTCAGTGCTGCAAGAGGTTCTACAGCCTCGGCGACCTCAAAACGCATTACAGGAGCCACACAGGGGAGAGGCCGTACAGCTGTGAGCTGTGCAGAAAGACCTTCAGTCAGACCGGACACCTGAAGATGCACATGCGGATGCACACAGGAGAACGGCCGTACGGCTGCGACGAGTGCGGCAAGAAATTCACGGTGGCCAGCAGCCTGAAGCTGCACCTGAAGACTCACACGGGGGAGAAGGAGTACAGCTGCGCGTCCTGCGGGAAAAGCTTCAGGAGGTCCTGTCATCTGAAGAGACACGAGGTGGTGCACACCAAGGAGAAGCTTTTCTGCTGCGGTCAGTGCGGGAAGGCCTACACCGATAGTTCCAGCTTGAGAAAGCACCTCAAGATTCACGCGTCGCAGGAGTGCACCCTGCCGAGCGCAGGAAGTACGAGTGAGGCTGGAGTCTCTGCATCTGCGACCCTTCAAGACATGACAGAAACTTAA